In Vibrio sp. JC009, a single window of DNA contains:
- a CDS encoding transketolase encodes MPKKSVAELYELARDIRLDILDMVYKAQSGHIGGSFSAAEIVTTLYFSEMKNLDPNDPRKENRDRFVLSKGHACPVWYSCLSRLGYFDRENLDTLRQISSILQGHPDMKSTPGLDCTTGSLGHGCASATGMALEGLMARDGRRVYSVLGDGEINEGVVWETAMAAAKYKLDNLVFFIDKNNLQMDGTSDQIMPLLSIEDKFESFGWNVLTIDGHNIEQIQQALGAARNFKGKPTCIVANTVKGKGVSFMEDVRNWHGKAPSTEEYEAAREELVA; translated from the coding sequence ATGCCTAAGAAAAGTGTGGCAGAGCTTTATGAACTCGCCAGAGATATTCGTTTAGATATTTTAGACATGGTTTATAAAGCGCAATCAGGTCATATCGGTGGTTCTTTTTCGGCAGCAGAAATTGTAACAACCTTATATTTTTCCGAGATGAAGAATCTGGATCCCAATGACCCTCGCAAAGAGAACCGTGACCGGTTTGTTCTTTCCAAAGGTCATGCCTGTCCGGTCTGGTATTCGTGCCTGTCGCGTCTTGGCTACTTTGACCGCGAGAACCTGGATACGCTGCGTCAGATCAGCTCCATTTTGCAGGGCCATCCGGATATGAAGAGTACTCCGGGACTGGACTGTACAACCGGCTCTCTTGGCCATGGCTGCGCCTCTGCGACCGGAATGGCGCTGGAAGGTTTAATGGCCAGGGATGGCCGCCGCGTTTACTCGGTATTGGGTGACGGTGAAATTAACGAAGGTGTTGTCTGGGAAACGGCAATGGCAGCAGCCAAGTACAAGCTGGATAACCTGGTGTTCTTTATCGATAAGAACAACCTGCAGATGGACGGCACCAGTGACCAGATCATGCCTCTGCTGAGCATCGAAGATAAGTTTGAATCCTTTGGCTGGAATGTGCTGACCATCGACGGTCACAACATTGAGCAGATTCAGCAAGCGCTGGGAGCAGCACGCAACTTCAAGGGTAAACCAACCTGCATTGTGGCTAATACGGTGAAAGGTAAAGGTGTCAGCTTTATGGAAGATGTTCGTAACTGGCACGGCAAAGCGCCATCCACTGAAGAATATGAAGCAGCGCGCGAAGAGCTGGTTGCTTAA
- a CDS encoding RpiB/LacA/LacB family sugar-phosphate isomerase produces MNIAIGCDDAAVDFKDTLKDYLVELGYEYTDYSEAAADQPNLYADVAERVARSVADNKHERGLIVCGTGIGVSIMANKVPGIRAALCHDVFSAVRARKSNGAQIITMGARVIGPELAKTILKSWLDADQIDASSLPKVERIMELESAILAS; encoded by the coding sequence ATGAATATTGCAATAGGTTGCGATGACGCAGCTGTTGATTTTAAAGACACGCTAAAAGACTATCTTGTTGAATTAGGTTATGAATATACCGACTATAGTGAAGCCGCCGCTGACCAACCCAATTTATATGCTGATGTAGCAGAAAGAGTTGCCCGTTCGGTTGCAGATAATAAACATGAAAGAGGCCTTATTGTCTGTGGTACAGGAATTGGTGTTTCTATTATGGCAAATAAAGTTCCGGGTATTCGCGCGGCATTATGTCACGATGTTTTTTCAGCCGTCCGTGCCAGAAAAAGTAACGGCGCACAAATCATTACCATGGGCGCACGGGTCATTGGCCCTGAGCTGGCAAAAACCATCTTAAAAAGCTGGCTGGATGCCGACCAGATTGATGCCTCATCTCTGCCAAAAGTAGAGCGCATTATGGAACTTGAAAGCGCTATTTTAGCCAGCTAG
- a CDS encoding TIM barrel protein, translating to MKDNFSISTVAYSGYSMEQALDSIHSLGVYNIELALIQGAVYDLDEESVSEANVRYIRNLLNQRNMRCTSLAAHCHMTLENCNELLLKRVNLANLLDCPRLILYAPRNGNMSQFQHAASKAIARAEELRIQILIENVGDQQPYMLNDSRDFNPVLNDYFSEVMGINFDPGNLASHRPENDLLYDTVQSLDVAEHIHIKDLVLDGDSYEFCAIGDGICQYPELFEHVSRYKKMPFFSIEAPFALIRKTDGRAMLKPKQEILPLDEINSRLKASVEMIMESQSCRKKTLKC from the coding sequence GTGAAAGATAACTTTTCCATCAGTACAGTCGCCTACTCCGGCTACAGCATGGAGCAAGCGCTTGATTCAATTCACTCCCTCGGTGTTTACAATATTGAGTTAGCACTGATTCAGGGCGCCGTTTATGACCTTGATGAGGAGAGTGTATCTGAAGCCAATGTCAGGTATATCCGTAACCTGCTCAACCAGAGAAACATGCGCTGTACTTCTCTGGCTGCGCACTGCCATATGACACTGGAAAACTGTAACGAACTGCTTCTCAAGCGGGTCAATCTGGCGAACCTTCTGGACTGTCCGCGCCTGATACTTTACGCCCCGCGAAACGGCAATATGAGTCAGTTCCAGCACGCCGCCAGTAAAGCCATCGCCAGAGCCGAAGAGCTGAGAATACAGATTCTGATAGAAAATGTCGGCGATCAGCAACCCTATATGCTCAACGACTCCAGAGACTTTAATCCTGTACTGAATGATTATTTCTCTGAGGTAATGGGAATTAATTTTGATCCGGGCAACCTCGCCTCTCACAGACCGGAAAACGATCTGCTGTATGACACGGTTCAGAGCCTGGATGTCGCCGAGCATATCCATATCAAGGATCTGGTTCTTGACGGCGACAGCTATGAGTTCTGCGCCATCGGTGACGGGATTTGCCAGTATCCGGAGCTGTTCGAGCACGTCTCCAGATACAAGAAGATGCCGTTTTTCAGTATCGAAGCGCCCTTTGCTCTGATCAGAAAAACCGATGGCCGGGCGATGCTGAAACCAAAGCAGGAGATCCTGCCTTTAGATGAGATAAATAGCAGGCTCAAAGCTTCTGTTGAGATGATAATGGAAAGCCAGAGTTGCAGAAAGAAAACATTGAAATGTTAA
- a CDS encoding two-component system response regulator → MIKPILLIVDDVVSNIDALRTILADDYKLKVATSGEIALKAAVTEPQPDLILLDIIMPEMDGYETCRRLKKDIRTRDIPVVFVTAKSEGIDEIKGFEAGAVDYVTKPPMPLVLKSRIRSHLALYNQTKEMFRQVQEQTKELRETRTIMVQQLGRAAEFKDNETGFHVIRMSRSAHAIALAYGLSEAQAELMQDAAAMHDIGKLGIPDHILKKPGKLDSEEWKIMKFHTLIGERILGDSQHSSLIQEAGIIARTHHERWDGTGYPDGLAGEDIPLTSRICAIADVFDALTSERPYKKPWPVEDALEYIQNESGKHFDPKVVEAFMQALPTILEIGAAFSETPEQLQAHTV, encoded by the coding sequence ATGATAAAACCGATTTTGCTGATTGTTGATGATGTCGTTAGCAATATTGATGCACTGCGTACCATCCTGGCGGATGACTACAAGCTGAAAGTGGCAACCAGTGGTGAAATAGCGTTAAAAGCAGCTGTGACTGAGCCACAGCCGGATCTTATCCTGCTTGATATAATTATGCCGGAAATGGACGGATACGAAACCTGCCGGAGACTCAAAAAAGATATCCGCACCCGTGATATTCCCGTTGTCTTTGTTACCGCAAAAAGTGAAGGCATTGATGAAATCAAAGGCTTTGAGGCCGGTGCGGTTGACTATGTGACCAAGCCACCAATGCCTTTAGTGCTTAAAAGCCGGATCCGCTCTCACCTTGCTCTGTATAACCAGACCAAAGAGATGTTCCGCCAGGTTCAGGAGCAGACCAAAGAGCTGCGTGAAACCCGGACCATTATGGTTCAGCAATTGGGACGTGCTGCTGAGTTTAAGGACAATGAAACCGGCTTTCATGTCATCCGGATGAGCCGTTCTGCACATGCTATCGCACTGGCTTACGGCCTTTCAGAGGCACAGGCGGAGCTGATGCAGGATGCCGCCGCAATGCATGATATCGGTAAACTAGGTATCCCTGATCATATTCTTAAAAAACCAGGAAAACTGGACTCGGAAGAGTGGAAAATCATGAAGTTCCACACTCTGATTGGTGAAAGGATCCTTGGCGATTCACAACACTCTTCGCTTATTCAGGAAGCCGGGATCATAGCCCGAACGCACCATGAACGCTGGGACGGCACCGGTTACCCTGACGGGCTGGCAGGGGAGGATATTCCGCTAACCAGCCGTATCTGTGCCATCGCCGATGTGTTTGATGCCTTAACTTCTGAGCGTCCGTACAAAAAGCCATGGCCGGTTGAGGATGCGCTGGAGTACATCCAAAACGAATCGGGTAAGCATTTTGACCCTAAAGTCGTCGAAGCATTTATGCAGGCACTGCCTACAATTCTGGAAATCGGCGCAGCTTTTTCAGAAACGCCGGAGCAGTTGCAGGCGCATACGGTTTAA
- a CDS encoding transketolase C-terminal domain-containing protein yields the protein MKELVKSKKPTRLAFAERMVEYGEINKDFAVFEADIGYSTNSYLFNEKYPERYFQMGIAEFGMMASASGMAANGRPVIVAGYGVFLTMRALESVRSFICYPNLNVKLMSSHGGTTAAIDGVTHQASEDMALMTSLPNMHVFAPCDTASTRALFDVTMETKGPVYCRLMRDSYYEMYDETASFKCGGSNVLSTGSDLTIVSYGDILFQAVEAAKELSASGVSVEVIDAYSVKPLDWETISASIRKTGRVIVAEGHQQRNGMAYEIATRMAKEGISAKFDHLGLKDTFAESGAYPLLLDKYGLSAKHIIDSASEMLVESEAAI from the coding sequence ATGAAAGAGTTAGTGAAATCTAAAAAGCCAACCCGTTTAGCCTTCGCCGAGCGTATGGTGGAATACGGTGAGATTAATAAAGACTTCGCCGTTTTCGAGGCAGATATCGGTTATTCAACCAACTCCTATTTGTTCAATGAGAAATACCCGGAGCGTTACTTCCAGATGGGTATTGCAGAGTTCGGCATGATGGCGTCTGCATCCGGTATGGCAGCCAACGGTCGTCCGGTTATTGTCGCAGGTTACGGTGTGTTCCTGACCATGCGCGCTCTGGAAAGTGTCCGCAGCTTTATCTGTTATCCGAATCTGAATGTGAAACTGATGTCTTCACATGGCGGTACAACAGCAGCTATCGACGGCGTAACACACCAGGCATCGGAAGATATGGCGCTGATGACCTCGCTGCCAAATATGCATGTATTTGCTCCGTGTGATACCGCATCTACCCGCGCACTGTTTGATGTGACCATGGAAACCAAAGGCCCGGTTTACTGCCGTCTGATGCGTGACTCTTACTATGAAATGTATGACGAGACAGCAAGCTTCAAGTGTGGCGGAAGTAATGTTCTGTCAACGGGGTCGGATCTGACCATTGTTTCCTACGGCGACATTCTGTTCCAGGCAGTGGAAGCAGCCAAAGAGCTAAGTGCATCCGGCGTTAGTGTTGAAGTTATTGATGCCTACAGTGTGAAACCGCTGGACTGGGAAACCATCAGCGCTTCTATCAGAAAAACCGGACGTGTCATCGTTGCCGAAGGCCATCAGCAGCGCAACGGCATGGCTTATGAAATTGCTACCCGTATGGCAAAAGAGGGCATCAGTGCGAAGTTCGACCATCTTGGCCTGAAAGATACCTTTGCAGAATCCGGCGCTTATCCGCTTCTGCTGGACAAATACGGCCTTTCCGCCAAACACATTATTGATTCTGCCAGCGAAATGCTTGTTGAGTCTGAAGCCGCTATCTAG
- a CDS encoding DEAD/DEAH box helicase, whose translation MTDNTQQVTFADLGLIPTLVERLESLEYSQPTPIQSHTIPHVLEGRDIVGGANTGSGKTAAFALPILQKIYQQDASRNRRGNFVSHLILVPTRELASQVAYKVKSYSYHLRDKIKTVAVFGGVSVNPQMLALRGGSDVIVATPGRLLDLVSSNAIKLDQVKTLVLDEADRMLSLGFTDELNKILALLPEKKQTLLFSATFPEKVTNLVKGLLHDPVEVQLQSAEASTLVQRVFSVNKGQKTAVLAHLIKQHQWRQTLIFVNAKNACNHLAQKLSKRGITAEVFHGDKGQGARTRVLEGFKSGEIQVLIATDIAARGLDIEKLPVVINFDLPRSPADYMHRIGRSGRAGEVGLGLSLIDYDDYHHFKVIEKKNKFQLEREQVEGFEVEEDQSEAYFAPTKPRAKPAGTGKKKKKRKQ comes from the coding sequence ATGACAGATAACACACAGCAAGTGACATTTGCCGATCTTGGTTTGATTCCAACCTTAGTCGAGCGACTGGAATCCCTGGAATATAGCCAGCCGACTCCAATTCAGTCCCATACCATTCCTCACGTACTTGAAGGGCGGGATATTGTTGGTGGTGCCAATACCGGTTCTGGTAAAACCGCCGCTTTTGCGTTGCCAATTCTGCAAAAGATCTACCAGCAAGATGCATCACGTAACCGTCGTGGCAACTTTGTGTCTCATCTGATTTTGGTTCCAACTCGTGAGCTGGCATCACAGGTGGCTTACAAGGTTAAATCCTACTCGTACCATCTTAGAGATAAGATCAAAACGGTTGCGGTATTTGGTGGCGTATCGGTGAACCCTCAAATGCTGGCGCTTCGTGGAGGTAGTGACGTTATTGTCGCAACTCCGGGCCGCCTGTTGGATCTGGTATCCAGCAACGCCATCAAGCTGGACCAGGTAAAAACACTCGTCCTTGATGAAGCCGACCGTATGTTGAGCCTTGGATTTACCGACGAACTCAATAAGATTCTTGCACTACTACCCGAGAAGAAGCAGACACTGCTGTTTTCTGCCACTTTCCCTGAAAAAGTTACGAACCTGGTGAAGGGCTTGCTGCACGATCCCGTTGAAGTCCAGTTACAGAGTGCGGAAGCCAGTACCTTGGTACAGCGTGTGTTTAGTGTCAATAAAGGTCAGAAGACCGCAGTACTTGCGCACCTGATAAAACAGCACCAGTGGCGACAGACTTTGATTTTTGTGAATGCCAAGAATGCCTGTAACCACCTGGCTCAAAAACTGTCAAAACGCGGTATCACCGCGGAGGTTTTCCATGGTGACAAGGGGCAAGGCGCTCGTACTCGCGTGCTTGAAGGCTTTAAGTCTGGTGAGATTCAAGTGCTTATTGCGACCGATATCGCAGCTCGTGGTCTTGATATAGAAAAACTGCCAGTGGTTATTAACTTTGACCTTCCACGCAGCCCTGCTGACTATATGCACCGAATCGGGCGCAGTGGTCGTGCGGGCGAAGTCGGCCTTGGGTTATCGCTTATTGATTACGATGACTATCACCACTTTAAAGTGATAGAGAAGAAAAATAAGTTCCAGCTTGAGCGTGAGCAGGTTGAGGGTTTTGAAGTGGAAGAGGATCAAAGCGAAGCCTACTTTGCACCGACGAAACCACGTGCAAAGCCAGCCGGTACGGGGAAAAAGAAGAAAAAGCGTAAGCAGTAG
- a CDS encoding triose-phosphate isomerase: protein MKKIWLGSSWKMNKTSAEVAAFCETIQPILEETPDAIQTFLIPPFPYVREVAEKLSKYGTRIGVQNICWAKEGAFTGEVSADMAKDIGATIVEIGHSERRAMFNETDATVNKKVRASLLAGLKPLICVGDSADEKRWGVSAESIVRQVKIALFGISREELKNVIIAYEPVWAIGESGVPASPHEAEDGLKAIKEALIDMYGREDAQQIVLLYGGSVHQDNAAELIQQPSIDGLFVGRAAWNAQGYAALLSIVESYCK, encoded by the coding sequence ATGAAAAAAATATGGCTAGGTTCCAGCTGGAAAATGAACAAAACGTCCGCTGAGGTTGCGGCGTTTTGTGAAACCATCCAGCCGATTTTAGAAGAGACACCAGACGCAATTCAGACATTTCTGATCCCGCCCTTCCCCTATGTCAGAGAGGTGGCAGAAAAACTGAGTAAGTACGGAACCCGAATCGGTGTGCAGAATATCTGCTGGGCAAAAGAAGGCGCCTTTACCGGTGAGGTTTCTGCGGATATGGCAAAAGATATCGGCGCAACCATTGTCGAAATCGGCCACTCTGAACGCCGGGCGATGTTTAATGAAACCGACGCAACGGTGAATAAAAAGGTAAGAGCCTCACTGCTTGCCGGATTAAAGCCTCTTATCTGTGTTGGTGACAGTGCAGATGAAAAGCGCTGGGGCGTATCGGCAGAATCCATCGTCCGTCAGGTAAAAATTGCGCTGTTCGGGATCAGCAGAGAAGAGCTGAAAAACGTCATCATTGCTTATGAACCCGTCTGGGCAATCGGCGAGAGCGGTGTTCCGGCATCTCCCCACGAAGCGGAAGACGGTCTGAAAGCAATTAAAGAAGCTTTGATTGATATGTACGGCAGAGAGGATGCGCAGCAGATCGTGCTGCTGTACGGGGGCAGTGTACATCAGGACAACGCCGCAGAGCTCATTCAGCAGCCAAGCATTGACGGCCTGTTTGTTGGCAGAGCTGCATGGAACGCTCAGGGATACGCAGCGCTGCTGTCTATCGTTGAATCTTACTGCAAATAG
- a CDS encoding dihydroxyacetone kinase subunit DhaK, translating to MRKPKKLLNNPDAVAREQFEGFMVAADHLEAIGSLTAAIRKDFRQDKVAIVTGGGAGHEPMYGGFVGNGLADAVAIGDVFAAPAPDTIMETCSALNPEKGVIFVYGNYAGDNMNFDIAAELLEDDDIKSHTVRINDDVLSAPKSNSVERRGIAGALYVLKAAGAAAELYYEFDDVVAATEKALAHTASVGVALGPCAIPRNNTFNFNIADDEIEIGMGLHGEPGVGKTKLGTADDTVNELMDKLIEDLQLKSGDEVCVLVNNLGASTQMELLIANRAVSHYLAEKSIAIHDCLVGSYCTSLEMSGYSISLFKLDEQLKRLYDHSCHSFALRK from the coding sequence ATGAGAAAGCCTAAAAAACTTTTAAACAACCCGGACGCTGTTGCAAGAGAACAGTTTGAAGGGTTTATGGTTGCCGCCGATCACCTTGAAGCCATCGGCTCACTGACCGCCGCTATCCGCAAAGACTTCCGTCAGGATAAGGTAGCGATTGTTACCGGAGGCGGTGCCGGTCATGAACCAATGTACGGCGGTTTTGTGGGTAACGGTCTGGCTGATGCGGTTGCCATTGGCGATGTATTTGCTGCGCCCGCTCCCGACACCATTATGGAAACCTGCTCGGCGCTGAACCCGGAAAAAGGCGTGATCTTCGTTTACGGTAACTACGCCGGCGACAATATGAACTTTGATATCGCCGCTGAGCTTCTTGAAGACGATGATATTAAATCCCACACGGTCCGTATTAACGATGATGTCCTTTCTGCGCCGAAATCCAACAGTGTAGAGCGACGCGGTATCGCAGGTGCTTTATATGTACTAAAAGCTGCCGGTGCTGCTGCAGAGCTTTACTACGAGTTCGACGATGTTGTCGCCGCCACAGAAAAGGCACTGGCACATACCGCATCTGTTGGTGTTGCCCTGGGCCCCTGCGCTATTCCGCGCAATAACACCTTTAACTTCAACATTGCCGATGACGAAATAGAGATCGGCATGGGCCTGCACGGCGAACCCGGCGTTGGCAAAACTAAGCTGGGAACGGCTGACGATACCGTTAATGAGTTAATGGATAAGCTGATTGAAGATCTGCAACTGAAATCGGGCGATGAAGTTTGTGTACTGGTAAATAACCTGGGCGCTTCTACCCAGATGGAGCTTCTTATTGCGAACCGAGCTGTCAGCCACTACCTTGCTGAAAAAAGCATTGCCATTCATGACTGTCTTGTTGGCAGCTACTGCACCTCTTTGGAGATGTCCGGTTACTCCATCTCCCTGTTCAAGCTTGATGAACAACTAAAACGCCTGTACGACCACTCCTGCCACTCTTTTGCCCTGAGGAAATAA
- a CDS encoding GntR family transcriptional regulator yields the protein MKLSEQAYEKLKLMILENKFRIGQQLLVEEAVEICGFSRTPVREALLRLQEDGLIKLHPRHGLRICSLSRRDIEELYELIAHLEVTAIELCIHHKLSEEQISDLREYTKLMNLALENNDVFQWAEHDRMFHETIFEYTGNSRLIETAKKYNEQNKRCKDIVIKLRPLPWDSIAEHNQLVDAIENGDAVGAREMHLIHWREVSKQFIGFLDNYHFLDN from the coding sequence ATGAAGTTATCTGAACAAGCATATGAAAAGCTTAAGCTGATGATTTTAGAGAATAAATTTAGAATTGGTCAGCAGTTATTAGTAGAAGAAGCAGTGGAAATCTGCGGATTCAGCAGAACGCCGGTTAGAGAAGCTCTGCTGAGATTGCAGGAAGATGGGCTGATAAAACTTCACCCAAGACATGGTTTGCGTATCTGTTCTCTGTCGCGAAGAGACATAGAAGAGCTGTATGAACTGATAGCGCACCTGGAAGTAACAGCCATTGAGTTGTGTATTCATCATAAGTTAAGTGAAGAACAAATAAGTGACTTGCGAGAATATACAAAATTAATGAACCTGGCCTTAGAAAATAATGACGTTTTTCAATGGGCTGAACATGACAGGATGTTCCATGAGACAATATTTGAATATACAGGGAACTCAAGGTTGATTGAAACTGCTAAGAAATATAATGAGCAGAATAAACGTTGTAAGGACATTGTAATTAAACTTCGTCCTTTACCTTGGGATTCAATTGCAGAACATAATCAATTAGTTGATGCAATTGAAAATGGTGATGCTGTTGGTGCCAGAGAAATGCATTTAATTCACTGGCGTGAAGTATCAAAACAATTTATTGGATTTTTAGATAATTATCATTTCCTGGATAATTAA
- the dhaL gene encoding dihydroxyacetone kinase subunit DhaL: MNTRETIEMMQLVARNMVASEPMLTKYDQVIGDGDHGLGIERGFSNVDTYLNDNFSAKDVGDVMTKVGTKLMSTMGGASGAIFGTLFRAGGKAIAGEEQLTTSVLARFLEAGLEGIYKRGGADEGAKTMIDALAPAMRKAHELSGTDFREAIEAVTDAAQQGVEKTKDMIATTGKAKTLGERSLGHPDPGAISMSLILKFMAEYACAEVAA; encoded by the coding sequence ATGAATACACGTGAAACAATTGAGATGATGCAACTTGTCGCCAGAAATATGGTTGCAAGCGAACCAATGCTGACTAAGTACGACCAGGTTATCGGCGACGGTGACCATGGCCTTGGCATTGAACGTGGTTTTTCTAATGTCGACACCTACCTGAATGACAATTTCTCAGCAAAAGATGTGGGCGATGTGATGACAAAAGTCGGCACTAAGCTGATGTCGACGATGGGCGGCGCATCCGGTGCGATTTTCGGCACCCTGTTCAGAGCCGGAGGTAAGGCGATTGCCGGTGAAGAGCAACTGACAACATCGGTTTTAGCCCGCTTTCTGGAAGCCGGACTTGAAGGTATCTATAAACGCGGCGGTGCAGATGAAGGCGCAAAGACCATGATTGATGCCCTGGCCCCTGCTATGCGCAAGGCTCATGAACTTTCCGGCACAGATTTCAGAGAAGCGATTGAAGCTGTTACCGATGCTGCTCAGCAAGGTGTTGAGAAAACCAAGGATATGATCGCCACAACAGGTAAAGCAAAGACTCTGGGTGAGCGTTCTCTGGGTCACCCGGATCCGGGCGCAATCTCTATGTCTCTGATCCTGAAGTTTATGGCTGAGTACGCCTGCGCTGAGGTAGCAGCATGA